TGCTACGCGCCGCCGATGAACTTTACATCATTCCTGAAGGTACGCCGCTCAGCACGCAGCTGGTAAAATTCCAGCGCAATAAAAAGAAAGTCGGCCTGGTAGTCAACGAATACGGGGATATTCAGGGGCTGGTGACAGTCGAAGATATTCTGGAGGAGATTGTTGGCGACTTTACGACGTCAATGTCGCCATCGCTTGCCGAAGAGGTCACGCCGCAAAACGACGGCTCGGTATTAATCGACGGCAGCGCCAACGTGCGCGAGCTCAACAAAGCCTTCAACTGGCAGCTGCCTGAAGACGACGCTCGCACCATTAACGGAATGATTCTGGAAGCGCTGGAAGAGATCCCGGCCTCTGGCACCCGTGTGCGCATCAGCCAGTATGATATTGATATCCTGGACGTGCAGGACAATATGATCAAACAGGTGAAAGTCATCCCGATAAAACCGCTGCGGGATAGCGTGGCCGAACGGTAATGTGTAGGCCGGGTAAGGCAAAGCCATCACCCGGCACTACTCAAGCTAAAGCAAATTACGCCTTCGCTTTTGCAACAGTCACCATCGCAGCACGAATCGTACGACCGTTCAGCGTGTAACCTTTCTGCATCACGGCCAGCACGTTGCCTGCGGTGACATCTTCAGATTCAACCATTGCAATCGCCTGGTGAACGTTCGGGTCCAGAGCGACGTTGGTATCAGCCACCACTTCTACGCCGAACTTACGCACTACATCCAGCATGGATTTCAGCGTCAGCTCCAGGCCTTCGACCATCGCAGCCATGTCTGGGTTGGCTTTATCAGCCACTTCCAGCGCACGATCCAGGCTATCAATCACCGGCAGCAGTTCGTTGACGAATTTCTCCAGCGCGAACTTATGCGCCTTCTCCACGTCCAGCTCGGTACGACGACGCAGGTTTTCCATTTCCGCTTTGATACGCAGCACGCTTTCGCGCTCGCGATTCTGGGCTTCAGTTAACTGAGTTTCCAGATTCGCAATTTTCTCATCGCGCGGATCCACCTGCTCAGCAGAAGCATCCGGCTCAACAGCCTCAACTTCTTCATGCTGTTCCATGATAATTTCTTCCGGGGCTTGCCCCTCAGGCGTTTTCTGTTCTTTACTACTCATGAATTTCTCCGCGTTTTTCTGCATTCATCTCGCTAACTTCGCTTATTATGGGGATCAGTTTCCGGGATTCAAGGGAACAAAGCATATTGTCACCATCATTCGGCACAAGGACCTCCAGAAAATGAATAATCATTTCAAGTGTATTGGGATTGTCGGACATCCACGTCACCCTACCGCGCTGACGACACATGAAATGTTGTATCGCTGGCTGTGCGCGAAAGGTTACGAAGTGATGGTTGAACAGCAAATTGCGCAGGAATTGCAGCTCAAAAATGTGAAGACCGGCACACTGGCTGAGATCGGCCAACAGGCTGATCTCGCGGTCGTGGTCGGCGGCGACGGCAACATGCTCGGCGCGGCCCGTACTCTGGCGCGTTACGACATTAAGGTCATCGGTATCAACCGTGGCAATCTCGGCTTCCTGACCGACCTCGACCCTGATAACGCTCATCAGCAGCTGGCGGATGTCCTGGATGGGCATTACATCAGTGAAAAACGCTTTCTGCTCGAAGCGCAGGTCTGCCAGCAGGATTGTCAAAAACGGATTAGTACGGCCATCAATGAAGTGGTCCTGCATCCTGGCAAAGTCGCGCATATGATTGAGTTCGAAGTCTATATCGACGAAGTCTTTGCCTTCTCGCAACGTTCTGACGGGCTTATCATTTCCACACCGACCGGTTCTACCGCCTATTCCCTTTCCGCTGGCGGACCGATCCTGACGCCCTCTCTGGATGCCATTACGCTGGTGCCAATGTTCCCGCACACCCTCTCGGCCCGCCCTTTGGTTATCAATAGTAGCAGCACCATCCGTCTGCGCTTCTCGCACCGCCGCAACGATCTTGAAATCAGCTGCGACAGCCAAATTGCACTGCCAATTCAGGAAGGTGAAGATGTCCTTATCCGCCGCTGCGACTACCATCTGAATTTGATCCACCCGAAGGACTACAGCTATTTCAACACCCTAAGCTCAAAAC
Above is a window of Lelliottia jeotgali DNA encoding:
- a CDS encoding nucleotide exchange factor GrpE codes for the protein MSSKEQKTPEGQAPEEIIMEQHEEVEAVEPDASAEQVDPRDEKIANLETQLTEAQNRERESVLRIKAEMENLRRRTELDVEKAHKFALEKFVNELLPVIDSLDRALEVADKANPDMAAMVEGLELTLKSMLDVVRKFGVEVVADTNVALDPNVHQAIAMVESEDVTAGNVLAVMQKGYTLNGRTIRAAMVTVAKAKA
- a CDS encoding inorganic polyphosphate-ATP-NAD kinase encodes the protein MNFSAFFCIHLANFAYYGDQFPGFKGTKHIVTIIRHKDLQKMNNHFKCIGIVGHPRHPTALTTHEMLYRWLCAKGYEVMVEQQIAQELQLKNVKTGTLAEIGQQADLAVVVGGDGNMLGAARTLARYDIKVIGINRGNLGFLTDLDPDNAHQQLADVLDGHYISEKRFLLEAQVCQQDCQKRISTAINEVVLHPGKVAHMIEFEVYIDEVFAFSQRSDGLIISTPTGSTAYSLSAGGPILTPSLDAITLVPMFPHTLSARPLVINSSSTIRLRFSHRRNDLEISCDSQIALPIQEGEDVLIRRCDYHLNLIHPKDYSYFNTLSSKLGWSKKLF